In the genome of Triticum urartu cultivar G1812 chromosome 5, Tu2.1, whole genome shotgun sequence, one region contains:
- the LOC125506395 gene encoding peroxidase 5-like, producing the protein MALLVVVGAAVVAMWLLAGEARGQAQLQVGFYAHSCPQAEVIVRDEVGRAVSAYPGFAAGLVRLHFHDCFVKGCDASVLLDSTANSTAEKDAPPNKSLRGFEVIDAAKKRLEAACAGTVSCADILAFAARDSVVLAGGSPYGVPAGRRDGNVSAASDAQASLPPPTANVAHLTEAFGKNGLSQEDMVTLSGAHTIGVTHCSSFSARVHGYNATTGTGQDPAMDAAKAAELARQCPPGSPNAVPMDAGSPDTFDTGYFRALLANQGVLASDQTLTSDNATAALVAQNAGNVYLFVTRFGDAMVRMGGIRVLTGGDGQIRTNCRVVN; encoded by the exons ATGGCGTTGCTCGTGGTGGTTGGCGCCGCGGTTGTCGCAATGTGGCTACTGGCCGGTGAGGCGCGAGGCCAGGCGCAGCTCCAGGTAGGGTTCTACGCGCACTCGTGCCCCCAGGCGGAGGTGATCGTGAGGGACGAGGTCGGCAGGGCCGTCAGCGCCTACCCCGGCTTCGCCGCCGGCCTCGTCCGCCTCCACTTCCACGACTGCTTCGTCAAG GGCTGCGACGCGTCAGTGCTGCTGGACTCGACGGCCAACAGCACGGCGGAGAAGGACGCCCCGCCCAACAAGAGCCTGAGGGGCTTCGAGGTCATCGACGCCGCCAAGAAGCGCCTCGAGGCCGCGTGCGCCGGGACCGTCTCATGCGCCGACATACTCGCCTTCGCCGCACGAGACAGCGTCGTCCTG GCCGGCGGTAGCCCGTACGGCGTCCCGGCCGGGCGGAGGGACGGCAACGTGTCGGCGGCGTCCGACGCGCAGGCGAGCCTGCCCCCACCCACGGCGAACGTGGCCCATCTCACGGAAGCCTTCGGTAAGAATGGGCTCTCCCAGGAGGACATGGTCACGCTTTCAG GCGCGCACACGATCGGCGTGACGCACTGCAGCTCCTTCAGCGCGCGGGTGCACGGGTACAACGCCACCACGGGCACGGGCCAGGACCCGGCCATGGACGCGGCCAAGGCGGCGGAGCTGGCGCGGCAGTGCCCGCCGGGGAGCCCCAACGCAGTGCCCATGGACGCCGGCAGCCCCGACACGTTCGACACGGGCTACTTCCGCGCCCTGCTGGCCAACCAGGGCGTCCTCGCCTCCGACCAGACGCTCACCTCCGACAACGCCACGGCCGCGCTCGTGGCGCAGAACGCCGGCAACGTCTACCTGTTCGTGACCAGGTTCGGCGACGCCATGGTGAGGATGGGCGGCATCCGGGTGCTCACCGGCGGCGACGGCCAGATACGCACCAACTGCAGGGTCGTAAACTGA
- the LOC125506394 gene encoding syntaxin-51-like has protein sequence MRKLAEKFDALELKVKEVAAPFTMKKHSSNRNELLGPSDDRCTVVDIKSTANMENQEIVQLQRNIMKEQDECLDRLEETIVSTKHIALAINEELDLHVRLIDDLDERVEDTSNQLQRAQKKLKSLNTRMRKSGSCTGILVSIIAGVIFVAVVWALIKF, from the exons ATGCGCAAGCTGGCGGAGAAGTTCGACGCTCTGGAGCTGAAGGTGAAGGAGGTGGCCGCGCCGTTCACCATGAAGAAGCACTCATCCAACAG GAACGAGCTGCTTGGACCGAGCGACGACAGGTGCACGGTGGTGGACATAAAGAGCACGGCCAACATGGAGAATCAAGAGATTGTCCAGCTGCAGAGGAACATCATGAAAG AGCAAGATGAGTGTCTAGACAGGCTGGAGGAGACCATAGTCAGCACCAAGCACATCGCGCTGGCGATCAACGAGGAGCTGGACCTGCACGTCAGGCTAATT GATGATCTGGACGAGAGGGTGGAGGACACGAGCAACCAGCTGCAG CGCGCGCAGAAGAAGCTCAAATCACTCAACACACGGATGCGGAAAAGCGGGTCATGCACGGGCATCCTCGTGTCGATCATCGCAGGTGTGATCTTCGTCGCCGTGGTCTGGGCTCTCATCAAGTTCTAG
- the LOC125507578 gene encoding uncharacterized protein LOC125507578 produces the protein MSNINRSHPALPMATFQPKGFAPTPAPSPLEQWTKRFQEAERLVDEVMGNIAERASVPASLPLELKRRTGEIRRKVAILETRLSLMREDLDRLPNRHLLILLLLLL, from the exons ATGTCCAACATCAACCGGTCGCATCCGGCTCTCCCGATGGCGACCTTCCAGCCCAAGG GTTTTGCGCCGACGCCGGCGCCGTCGCCATTGGAGCAATGGACGAAGCGGTTCCAGGAGGCCGAGAGGCTGGTGGACGAGGTGATGGGGAACATCGCCGAGAGGGCGTCCGTCCCGGCGTCGCTGCCGCTAGAGCTGAAGCGCCGGACCGGCGAGATCCGGCGGAAGGTGGCCATCCTCGAGACCCGGCTGAGCCTCATGAGGGAGGACCTCGACCGACTCCCCAACAGGCATCTACTCATATTATTACTCCTCCTACTATAG
- the LOC125511428 gene encoding peroxidase 5-like, producing the protein MEAPAARGGARMRLRAVAAVVVLAMVAATGRAQLQVGYYDTLCPAAEIIVQQEVSKGVSGSPGTAAGLLRLHFHDCFVRGCDGSVLLDSTAGNQAEKDAPPNSSLRGFEVIDAAKTRLEQACYGVVSCADVLAFAARDALALVGGNSYQVPAGRRDGNVSVAGETNGNLPPPTANVNQLNQIFGSKGLTQAQMVALSGAHTVGMAQCSSFSSRLYSYGTSGGKDPSMDPSYLATLSTQCPQSGASQPVAMDPVTPNTFDTNYYANVAANRGLLSSDQALLADNGTAAQVLGYTSSPGTFQTDFASAMVAMGAIGVLTGNQGTIRTNCRVVG; encoded by the exons ATGGAGGCGCCGGCGGCCAGAGGAGGAGCGCGAATGCGGCTGCGGGCtgtggcggcggtggtggtgctGGCGATGGTGGCGGCGACGGGGAGGGCGCAGCTGCAGGTCGGGTACTACGACACGCTGTGCCCGGCGGCGGAGATCATCGTGCAGCAGGAGGTCAGCAAGGGCGTGTCCGGCAGCCCCGGCAccgccgccggcctcctccgGCTCCACTTCCACGACTGCTTCGTCAGG GGCTGCGACGGGTCGGTGCTGCTGGACTCGACGGCGGGCAACCAGGCGGAGAAGGACGCGCCCCCCAACTCGAGCCTGCGCGGGTTCGAGGTGATCGACGCGGCCAAGACGCGGCTGGAGCAGGCCTGCTACGGCGTCGTCTCCTGCGCCGACGTGCTCGCCTTCGCCGCCAGAGACGCCCTCGCCCTG GTCGGAGGTAACTCGTACCAGGTGCCGGCGGGGCGGCGAGACGGCAACGTCTCGGTGGCGGGGGAGACCAACGGGAacctgccgccgccgaccgccAACGTGAACCAGCTCAACCAGATCTTCGGCTCCAAGGGCCTCACCCAGGCCCAGATGGTCGCGCTCTCAG GTGCGCACACGGTGGGGATGGCGCAGTGCAGCTCCTTCAGCAGCCGGCTCTACTCGTACGGGACCAGCGGGGGCAAGGACCCCAGCATGGACCCGAGCTACCTGGCGACGCTGAGCACGCAGTGCCCGCAGTCCGGCGCCAGCCAGCCCGTGGCCATGGACCCCGTCACCCCCAACACCTTCGACACCAACTACTACGCCAACGTCGCCGCCAACCGCGGCCTGCTCTCCTCCGACCAGGCGCTGCTCGCCGACAACGGCACCGCCGCGCAGGTCCTCGGCTACACCTCCAGCCCCGGCACCTTCCAGACCGACTTCGCCAGCGCCATGGTCGCCATGGGCGCCATCGGCGTGCTCACCGGCAACCAAGGCACCATCAGGACCAACTGCAGGGTCGTCGGCTGA